In one Butyrivibrio proteoclasticus B316 genomic region, the following are encoded:
- a CDS encoding Gfo/Idh/MocA family protein, with product MNVVVIGLGSMGKRRIRLIKALYPEYTVYGVDSREDRRNVAKEELGVDSFESVDLLQNVDCAFVCTSPLSHAAIIRDCLSKKWNVFTEINLVDDGYDDNIELARNNGCKLFLSSTFLYRDETRYIRSKVDDSCKWNYVYHIGQYLPDWHPWENYKDYFVGNKRTNGCREILAIELPWLVETFGNVNKYSAVADRITALGIDYDDNYAIQLLHENGNKGLLMVDVVSPVAVRKFEAYSEGKYLSWSGTPDSLFEYKQNSNSLEKVLFAEETEHVEGYSSFVVENAYKNEIEDFFEMIKSGREPLHSFEKDKKIIKLIGELGA from the coding sequence ATGAATGTAGTAGTAATCGGACTTGGATCCATGGGAAAGCGTCGAATAAGGCTGATTAAGGCGTTATATCCCGAGTATACAGTATATGGAGTTGATAGCAGAGAAGATAGAAGAAATGTTGCCAAAGAAGAACTAGGCGTAGATTCGTTTGAATCCGTTGACTTATTGCAAAATGTGGATTGTGCTTTTGTATGTACATCTCCGCTTTCTCATGCTGCAATAATACGAGATTGTCTTTCAAAAAAATGGAATGTTTTTACAGAGATAAATCTGGTGGACGATGGTTACGATGACAATATAGAGCTTGCGAGGAACAATGGCTGTAAACTCTTTCTTTCTTCAACATTTCTTTATAGAGATGAGACTAGGTACATTCGCTCTAAAGTAGATGATAGTTGCAAATGGAATTACGTTTACCACATAGGGCAGTATCTTCCTGATTGGCATCCTTGGGAGAACTATAAGGACTATTTTGTAGGAAATAAGCGCACAAATGGTTGTCGCGAAATATTAGCAATTGAACTCCCTTGGCTTGTAGAGACATTTGGAAATGTCAATAAGTATAGTGCGGTAGCGGATAGGATAACAGCCCTAGGCATAGATTATGATGATAATTACGCTATACAACTTCTTCACGAAAATGGAAACAAAGGTCTTCTAATGGTTGATGTTGTATCTCCGGTGGCAGTGAGAAAGTTTGAGGCTTATTCAGAAGGCAAGTATTTATCATGGAGTGGTACGCCAGATAGTTTATTTGAGTATAAACAGAACAGTAATAGCCTTGAAAAAGTGTTATTTGCGGAAGAGACAGAGCATGTTGAAGGCTATAGCTCTTTTGTTGTTGAAAATGCCTACAAAAATGAGATTGAGGACTTTTTTGAAATGATAAAAAGTGGTAGAGAACCGCTTCATAGTTTTGAAAAGGATAAAAAGATAATAAAGCTGATAGGTGAACTAGGGGCTTAA
- a CDS encoding Gfo/Idh/MocA family protein yields the protein MKRYKVLFVGIGSIARRHIRNMLDIGEQIGAQFEIDAFRRGTDKDYGISDVYQEISDVPDDYDIVFITNPTELHLASIEQFNKKGKNFFIEKPVVSLGQISNARKFEPKIDSVYYVACPLRYNAVINYIKDNIDLNDVISVRSISSSYLPDWRPGQDYRDTYSAHRDLGGGVSIDLIHEWDYLSYLFGFPNSVKSMIGRVSDLEIDSDDYAIYIAQYDKMVAELHLDYFGRNTIREIQLFTREDTIIGDIVGNSIRFLKEGREISFDENRDDYQKRELMHFLDIIEGKTSCDSDYYHALKVLELTQGNI from the coding sequence ATGAAAAGATATAAAGTTCTTTTTGTGGGAATAGGTTCTATAGCAAGAAGGCATATAAGGAATATGCTGGACATCGGAGAACAGATTGGAGCACAATTTGAAATTGATGCGTTTAGACGCGGTACCGATAAGGACTATGGAATCAGCGATGTTTATCAGGAAATATCGGATGTTCCGGATGATTATGATATAGTCTTTATAACAAATCCTACGGAGTTACATCTAGCCTCGATAGAACAGTTTAATAAAAAGGGCAAGAACTTTTTTATCGAAAAACCTGTTGTTTCTCTTGGCCAGATTAGTAATGCAAGGAAATTTGAACCGAAAATAGATTCGGTGTACTATGTGGCATGCCCACTAAGATATAATGCTGTCATTAATTACATAAAAGATAATATTGATTTGAATGACGTAATATCTGTTAGAAGTATATCTTCGAGTTATCTTCCGGACTGGAGACCTGGACAGGATTATAGAGATACATACAGTGCACACAGAGATTTAGGAGGAGGAGTCAGCATAGATTTAATACATGAATGGGATTATCTGTCATATCTTTTTGGGTTCCCTAATAGTGTAAAATCTATGATTGGAAGAGTTTCTGACTTGGAAATCGATAGTGATGATTACGCTATTTATATCGCACAGTATGATAAAATGGTAGCGGAATTGCACTTGGATTATTTTGGCAGGAATACAATCCGAGAGATACAGCTTTTTACAAGAGAAGATACTATTATTGGAGACATAGTAGGGAATAGCATAAGATTTTTGAAAGAAGGAAGAGAGATTTCTTTTGATGAGAATCGCGATGACTATCAAAAGAGAGAACTTATGCATTTTTTAGATATTATAGAAGGGAAGACGTCTTGTGATAGTGATTATTACCATGCACTTAAAGTGCTGGAATTAACACAAGGAAATATATAA
- a CDS encoding acylneuraminate cytidylyltransferase family protein has protein sequence MKILFTICGRAGSKGIKNKNLRKFCGYYLAHYSLSAIDLYVKRHPEIEYDVVVNSDSQELLELVSNNKFMKVNKIERDSCLAGDTIGKIDVINDCLSRMEQQARTHYDVVVDLDITSPLRTVEDIENVINLHVEKKADVTTTVALARRNPYFNQVKRTEHGVKKVISSDFTSRQQAPEIYDMNASIYAYNPDYLRTGKGVLDGYCEVVEMYDTGILDLDHENDFVLMEVIGEYLFENVSGFAEVRKNIQS, from the coding sequence ATGAAAATATTATTTACTATTTGCGGAAGAGCTGGTTCAAAAGGAATAAAGAATAAAAATCTTCGTAAGTTTTGCGGATATTATTTGGCTCATTATTCATTATCTGCTATTGATTTGTATGTAAAACGACATCCAGAAATTGAGTATGATGTGGTTGTTAACTCTGATAGCCAGGAACTATTGGAACTTGTAAGCAATAACAAGTTTATGAAAGTGAATAAGATTGAACGAGATTCTTGCTTGGCAGGGGATACCATAGGCAAGATAGATGTAATTAATGATTGTCTTTCTAGAATGGAACAGCAGGCACGTACTCATTATGATGTAGTTGTAGACCTTGATATCACATCTCCGCTAAGAACTGTTGAAGATATAGAGAATGTAATAAATCTTCATGTTGAGAAAAAAGCAGATGTTACTACCACAGTTGCGCTAGCTAGACGTAATCCATATTTCAACCAAGTCAAGAGAACTGAACATGGGGTTAAAAAAGTTATTTCATCTGATTTTACATCCAGACAGCAGGCTCCTGAAATTTATGATATGAATGCATCTATCTACGCGTACAACCCAGATTATTTGAGAACTGGAAAAGGCGTTTTGGACGGATATTGCGAAGTGGTTGAGATGTACGATACGGGTATTCTGGATTTGGATCATGAGAATGATTTTGTGTTAATGGAAGTTATAGGGGAGTATTTGTTTGAGAATGTGAGCGGTTTTGCCGAAGTAAGGAAAAATATCCAATCTTGA
- the asnB gene encoding asparagine synthase (glutamine-hydrolyzing) translates to MCGIAGFCHGKDDSIDNIKNMTDRIRHRGPDSFGYWKTEDDSVVLGHRRLAILDVSEAGSQPMISASGDYVIAFNGEIYNHKQLTEKIRNKNIHFRSITDTEILLEAFEYLGIDKTLEAIKGMFAIALYDRKNKELFLVRDRAGEKPLYYGFINGRFTFASELSCFTALDDFKREIDYSATELFFRRGYIPAPFSIYKGIKKLEPGHYLKIKEPYDTVEDITYWSSYDKYVECQKNKFNGSMDEAAEIIESLLKDSISGQMISDVPLGAFLSAGIDSTTIISLMQQVSSQPIRSFTIGVDSPEYNEAPIAAQTAKILGTKHTEKYVSVEELKSVIPSLSKIYTEPFADSSQIPTSIISQIAKQDVTVVLSGDGGDELFCGYPRYNGWVTDSWSKQKKLPFGIQHARARAMMLAGKSKNDPYVKRLMASSLPELYAAVSVSDTSFLKNPDNYQDYFDLFPSDDILSDQDRLMAMDFKMYLPDDILAKVDRASMIHSLETRVPFLDRDVIEFAWRLPLEYKFHNGVTKRVLRKIVYTYVPKELLERPKTGFSIPLDKWMRDGELREWAEALMSPASIESASVLDTNSILKMWRDYIDGGKWNESIWYVLVYLDWLHRIN, encoded by the coding sequence ATGTGTGGAATAGCAGGCTTTTGCCACGGAAAAGATGATTCAATAGATAATATAAAGAATATGACAGATAGAATCAGGCACAGAGGGCCTGATTCATTTGGGTACTGGAAAACTGAAGATGATTCTGTAGTTCTTGGGCACAGAAGACTTGCTATATTGGATGTCTCGGAGGCTGGTTCGCAGCCGATGATTTCAGCTAGCGGTGATTATGTGATTGCGTTTAATGGTGAAATATATAATCATAAGCAGTTGACTGAAAAGATTAGGAATAAGAATATTCATTTTAGAAGTATTACAGATACTGAGATATTACTAGAAGCTTTTGAATATCTTGGGATTGATAAAACTCTAGAAGCTATTAAGGGAATGTTTGCTATAGCTCTTTATGACAGAAAGAATAAAGAGCTATTTCTAGTTAGGGATAGGGCTGGGGAAAAACCTTTATACTATGGTTTTATAAATGGAAGATTTACTTTCGCATCAGAATTATCATGTTTCACAGCGCTAGATGATTTTAAACGAGAAATAGATTATTCGGCCACTGAATTGTTTTTTAGAAGAGGATATATTCCTGCGCCATTCTCTATTTATAAAGGAATTAAGAAACTTGAACCAGGACATTATCTGAAAATAAAAGAGCCGTATGATACGGTGGAGGATATTACATATTGGTCTTCATATGATAAATATGTGGAGTGTCAAAAAAACAAGTTTAATGGAAGCATGGATGAAGCGGCAGAAATAATTGAGTCATTGCTCAAAGATTCTATAAGCGGACAAATGATTTCTGATGTACCACTAGGAGCGTTTTTATCTGCAGGGATAGATAGCACTACGATTATTTCTTTGATGCAACAAGTTTCTTCACAGCCAATTAGATCATTTACTATAGGAGTTGACTCTCCAGAGTATAATGAGGCGCCTATAGCTGCTCAGACTGCCAAGATTTTGGGTACAAAACACACTGAAAAATATGTTTCCGTTGAAGAACTTAAATCAGTTATTCCTAGTTTAAGTAAAATATATACAGAACCTTTTGCAGATTCATCACAAATACCGACGAGTATTATCAGTCAGATAGCAAAACAAGATGTTACCGTTGTTCTAAGTGGCGACGGCGGAGATGAGCTATTCTGCGGCTATCCTAGGTATAATGGTTGGGTTACGGATTCTTGGAGCAAACAAAAGAAATTGCCTTTTGGTATACAGCATGCTAGGGCGCGAGCAATGATGTTGGCGGGAAAGAGTAAAAATGATCCATATGTTAAGAGACTTATGGCAAGCTCTTTGCCTGAATTATATGCGGCTGTTTCTGTTTCCGATACTAGTTTTTTAAAGAATCCTGATAATTACCAAGACTATTTTGATCTATTTCCTAGCGATGATATACTTTCTGATCAAGACAGATTGATGGCAATGGATTTCAAGATGTATTTACCGGACGATATTTTAGCTAAGGTAGATAGAGCATCAATGATTCATTCGTTGGAAACAAGAGTGCCTTTTTTGGATAGAGATGTAATAGAATTTGCTTGGAGACTACCTTTAGAGTATAAGTTTCATAATGGCGTTACCAAAAGAGTTCTTAGGAAAATTGTTTACACATATGTACCAAAGGAACTATTAGAGCGCCCTAAAACTGGCTTCTCGATTCCACTGGACAAGTGGATGAGAGATGGCGAGTTGCGGGAATGGGCTGAGGCACTGATGAGTCCAGCATCTATAGAGAGCGCTTCGGTTCTTGATACTAATAGTATATTGAAAATGTGGCGTGATTATATAGATGGTGGTAAGTGGAATGAAAGTATTTGGTATGTACTTGTATATTTGGATTGGCTTCATAGAATCAATTGA
- the asnB gene encoding asparagine synthase (glutamine-hydrolyzing) → MCGISGIVIKERARQYKNELYNMRESIRYRGPDEEGEYYFDNCALGHVRLSIIDIKNGQQPMLNNRNKTAVVFNGEIYGYRDIIIKEDLTNRVSTSCDTEVLLALYEKYGTDMMKKVPGMFAFAIWDDLNQRLFCARDRFGEKPFYYAFGRNGEFIFASEIKAILATGLVEPVLDKNVLGSYLKRSYVYPTKTIYKNVFALPPAHQLIFDLEGEANISRYWDLPQTNKLITEEEAVEEFTRLFHKAVRNQLVADVPLGAFLSGGLDSGTVVSVASEYKPNLTTISFAFENGVDESKYAEGMAKKYGTNHITLHSGDYNIADLLNKMNVLFDEPLADPATVPAYLISKAARDNVKVVLTGDAGDELLGGYSYAYRTMAYALKYQQSAIPLGLREFLLHVIEHFDYRSMKALEKKGRYDSLTDIRRRDNFLKHNAAKNAKLDLSDIIDFYRNSNRIMDEDMLGKLGILPFDESYFISDQYLPGNQLDNLLRYDIVGYLPGNGFLKTDRTTMAVSLESRTPFCDYELADFCISLPFEYKVKGNIDKYILRKAFSDKWTDEIKHNVKNGFSPPMGEWLKDREIVAMTGDLLRNPNGKVFSVIDYNGAQQVLDGAEGWPKWELLILALWIETHKCYVE, encoded by the coding sequence ATGTGTGGCATATCAGGAATTGTTATAAAAGAGCGTGCTAGACAATATAAGAATGAATTATACAATATGCGCGAGTCTATTCGCTATAGAGGGCCGGATGAAGAAGGTGAGTATTATTTTGATAATTGTGCACTTGGCCATGTGAGATTAAGCATAATTGATATAAAAAATGGTCAGCAGCCAATGTTAAATAATAGGAATAAAACGGCTGTTGTTTTTAATGGAGAGATATACGGATATAGAGATATCATAATTAAAGAGGATCTTACTAATAGAGTTTCCACTAGTTGTGATACAGAAGTATTGTTGGCTCTATATGAAAAATATGGAACTGATATGATGAAGAAAGTCCCTGGAATGTTTGCATTTGCAATTTGGGATGATCTTAATCAGCGTTTGTTCTGCGCAAGAGATAGATTTGGCGAGAAGCCATTTTATTATGCATTCGGAAGAAATGGAGAATTCATATTTGCATCTGAGATAAAGGCAATACTGGCAACAGGACTGGTGGAACCGGTATTGGACAAGAACGTTCTAGGATCATATTTAAAACGTTCGTACGTGTATCCTACGAAGACGATATATAAAAATGTATTTGCTTTACCACCTGCTCATCAATTGATATTTGATTTGGAGGGTGAGGCTAATATATCAAGGTATTGGGATTTACCTCAAACGAACAAGTTAATAACAGAGGAAGAGGCAGTTGAAGAATTTACAAGGCTTTTTCATAAGGCAGTAAGGAATCAGCTTGTTGCAGATGTTCCTCTAGGAGCTTTTTTAAGCGGCGGACTTGATAGCGGCACAGTGGTTTCTGTAGCATCGGAATATAAGCCTAATCTTACAACGATTTCTTTTGCATTTGAAAATGGTGTGGATGAATCCAAATATGCGGAGGGAATGGCCAAGAAATATGGTACTAACCACATCACTTTACATAGTGGGGACTATAATATAGCAGATTTGCTCAATAAGATGAATGTTTTATTTGATGAACCCTTAGCTGATCCTGCTACTGTTCCAGCGTACTTGATATCCAAGGCTGCAAGAGATAATGTCAAGGTAGTGCTAACTGGGGATGCAGGTGATGAACTGCTAGGTGGATACAGTTATGCATATAGGACTATGGCGTATGCTCTTAAATATCAGCAGAGTGCTATACCTTTGGGATTGAGAGAATTCTTATTACATGTGATAGAACACTTTGACTATAGGAGTATGAAAGCTCTAGAGAAAAAAGGAAGATATGACTCACTTACCGATATAAGAAGGCGTGATAATTTTTTGAAGCACAATGCAGCTAAAAATGCCAAGCTGGATCTCTCTGATATTATAGATTTTTACCGCAATAGTAATAGGATAATGGATGAAGACATGCTTGGCAAACTTGGAATACTACCATTTGATGAAAGCTATTTTATTAGTGATCAGTATCTGCCAGGAAATCAATTGGATAATTTATTGAGATACGATATAGTTGGGTATTTGCCAGGAAATGGATTCCTCAAGACAGATAGGACAACTATGGCAGTTTCTCTTGAGAGTAGAACACCTTTTTGTGACTATGAACTTGCTGATTTTTGTATCTCGTTGCCATTCGAATATAAGGTAAAAGGGAATATAGATAAATATATTCTCCGGAAAGCTTTTTCTGATAAGTGGACAGATGAAATTAAGCATAACGTCAAAAATGGTTTTTCACCTCCAATGGGGGAGTGGCTTAAGGATAGAGAAATAGTCGCTATGACTGGAGATTTACTGAGAAATCCAAATGGTAAAGTGTTCTCAGTTATAGATTATAATGGTGCTCAACAAGTATTAGATGGTGCAGAAGGTTGGCCAAAGTGGGAACTATTGATATTGGCTTTATGGATAGAAACGCATAAATGCTATGTGGAATAA
- a CDS encoding alginate O-acetyltransferase AlgX-related protein, which yields MINRKHSNYLYIVVLGLAIFGLGVPSFGKLLNYYINDVVSYNEWTPELGNEFETNIASTFYKKMWFVNINGAIRNVLNQPEMNGVIKLNNGYLLSPMDKCSDEKINECVDNTATFNEYLQEKGIQLVYAATPYTCSKYDDELPKGIEDYGNSNVDRLVSGMREAGIDTIDFREEMHDDDIDQYDMMYRTDHHWTTEAGFYAYGVLEDYIQDKTGCDVDSRISDISNYTVTRYNKWHLGSNGQRTGIYYAGIDDFDLILPDFNTRLQDANGNVGTMQEMMINTDPLKVKDYTSRYTYDFVLGKTLGQYVNLEAKNDVKLLVITDSFGKAVNQYLSLGFKEVYFVDNVNVSSITPELIESYKPSVVIMLYYSGAISDDSVSYLFSGFDN from the coding sequence GTGATAAATAGGAAACATTCTAATTATCTGTACATAGTTGTGCTTGGTTTAGCTATATTTGGACTAGGTGTTCCGAGTTTTGGGAAATTACTAAATTATTATATTAACGATGTAGTCAGTTACAATGAGTGGACTCCTGAACTGGGTAATGAGTTTGAAACTAATATAGCCAGCACTTTTTATAAGAAGATGTGGTTTGTTAATATCAATGGTGCCATTAGAAATGTATTGAACCAGCCAGAAATGAATGGAGTTATAAAGCTCAATAATGGCTACTTATTATCACCTATGGATAAGTGTTCAGATGAAAAGATAAATGAGTGTGTTGATAATACAGCAACATTTAATGAGTATCTTCAAGAAAAAGGTATACAACTTGTTTATGCAGCAACGCCGTATACGTGTAGTAAATATGATGATGAGTTGCCAAAGGGAATAGAGGATTATGGTAATTCTAATGTAGATAGATTGGTATCAGGTATGCGAGAGGCAGGGATAGATACTATCGATTTCAGAGAAGAGATGCATGATGATGACATTGATCAGTATGATATGATGTATAGGACAGATCATCATTGGACTACAGAGGCAGGATTCTATGCCTATGGTGTATTAGAGGATTATATTCAGGATAAGACTGGCTGTGATGTTGATAGCAGAATATCAGATATCAGCAATTATACGGTTACAAGGTACAATAAATGGCATTTGGGATCTAATGGCCAGAGGACTGGAATATATTATGCAGGAATTGATGATTTCGATCTTATTTTGCCAGATTTTAATACAAGACTACAGGATGCAAATGGTAATGTAGGTACTATGCAGGAAATGATGATCAATACAGATCCGCTGAAGGTTAAAGACTACACATCCAGATATACTTATGATTTTGTATTAGGAAAAACATTAGGACAATATGTGAACCTTGAAGCCAAGAATGATGTTAAGCTGCTTGTAATTACAGATTCTTTTGGAAAAGCAGTTAATCAGTATCTTTCTTTGGGATTCAAGGAAGTATATTTTGTTGATAATGTTAATGTGTCCAGCATTACGCCTGAATTAATTGAATCTTATAAGCCTAGCGTTGTCATTATGTTATATTATTCGGGCGCAATTAGTGATGATAGTGTTTCATATCTTTTTTCAGGCTTTGATAATTGA
- a CDS encoding acyltransferase family protein: MMKRNSFIDCLRGFAIILVVVGHAIQFATDNYDEIWIYKAIYSFHMPLFMFISGITISNKQNEWGKWIVRKAKALIIPFVVWLIIPWVFKRNWSGFLHYLLEVFWDPTITYWFLISLFFNHAVYALSRSFFKVKSDVITLKIVMIDMAIVALASVLNLIHLPLGIANISYYYFFYIIGYYVNQFQIVSKVNKITYKIIVLVFSGGIWLLLLSMWKRGGCVNVMADNSNTQILSSVMTMIAGRGVSYLNALFGIMMLVSMTDILMHFIPTKYTEYVGRNTMEIYLLHFYFINMINIGVFAVEIVLGVVTGILIPLCISRIVRNDEFGRLLFGR, from the coding sequence ATGATGAAAAGAAATTCATTCATAGATTGTTTGCGCGGATTTGCAATAATACTAGTTGTTGTAGGGCATGCGATACAGTTTGCAACGGATAATTATGATGAAATTTGGATTTATAAAGCGATTTATTCTTTCCATATGCCATTATTTATGTTTATTAGTGGAATAACAATAAGCAATAAGCAAAATGAGTGGGGAAAATGGATTGTCAGAAAGGCCAAGGCATTGATAATTCCATTTGTAGTGTGGCTTATTATTCCTTGGGTATTCAAGCGTAATTGGAGTGGCTTTTTGCACTATTTGTTGGAAGTTTTTTGGGATCCAACAATTACATATTGGTTTTTGATCAGCTTGTTTTTTAACCACGCAGTTTATGCTTTATCTCGTAGCTTTTTCAAGGTTAAAAGTGATGTAATTACTTTAAAAATAGTAATGATTGATATGGCTATTGTTGCATTGGCGAGTGTCCTAAATTTGATACATTTACCATTGGGGATAGCTAATATATCATATTACTATTTCTTCTACATAATTGGATATTATGTAAATCAGTTCCAAATCGTTTCAAAGGTTAATAAAATAACATACAAGATAATTGTGCTTGTTTTTTCGGGCGGAATATGGTTGCTATTATTATCAATGTGGAAAAGAGGTGGTTGCGTAAATGTGATGGCAGATAATAGTAATACTCAAATTTTGTCATCTGTTATGACAATGATAGCTGGGAGAGGAGTTTCATATTTGAATGCGTTATTTGGAATAATGATGTTAGTATCAATGACAGATATATTAATGCATTTTATTCCTACAAAATATACGGAGTATGTTGGACGTAATACAATGGAGATATATTTGCTTCATTTTTATTTTATTAATATGATTAACATTGGTGTATTTGCAGTGGAGATTGTACTTGGAGTAGTAACAGGCATACTTATTCCGTTATGTATATCTAGAATAGTGAGAAATGATGAATTTGGAAGACTATTATTTGGAAGGTAA
- a CDS encoding glycosyltransferase family 2 protein, whose product MKKGMFSIIIPCYNVEKYVRHCVQKLQEQEYTNFEVILVDDGSTDGTYEECLQLKREYDNITVACHLEDTSNKRVNLGVEATRNKGLDIANGEYVFFLDADDSIDNTTLKLAKKVFDNYENVDFILTGFCYSLSDIGKEYRVLADLNERLYECRELIENFHTRLPMNIVSCMGTKIYRRQFLEEYKIRFDRKYRFNEDGAFALDAFMNAQWIYYINKPLYYYYQRTGSTTYSYRENAFVTVSNRIDLEESLYKQNGISDSKKFFIIDQRTELIIGLLREEAIFKGWKSFCKLFREFYKIEQIRNECREVLNYERGIKRSIRLALFLYHCRLLLFIYYKTVRY is encoded by the coding sequence TTGAAGAAAGGAATGTTCAGTATAATTATTCCATGCTATAACGTAGAGAAATATGTTAGGCATTGTGTACAAAAGCTTCAGGAGCAGGAGTACACAAACTTTGAAGTTATTCTTGTTGATGATGGTTCAACTGATGGCACATATGAAGAATGCCTTCAGTTGAAACGTGAATACGATAATATAACTGTCGCTTGTCATCTTGAGGATACTAGTAATAAACGTGTTAATCTTGGAGTGGAGGCAACCAGAAATAAGGGACTGGATATTGCTAATGGAGAGTATGTCTTTTTTTTGGATGCCGATGACAGTATTGATAACACAACATTAAAACTTGCCAAAAAAGTATTTGATAATTATGAAAATGTTGATTTCATTTTGACTGGTTTTTGCTATAGCCTAAGCGATATTGGTAAGGAGTACAGGGTTCTAGCTGATTTAAACGAAAGGCTGTATGAATGTAGAGAACTGATCGAGAATTTTCATACGAGATTACCTATGAATATCGTTTCTTGTATGGGCACTAAGATTTATAGAAGGCAGTTTTTAGAAGAATATAAGATAAGGTTTGATAGGAAATATAGATTTAATGAAGACGGAGCATTTGCACTCGATGCATTTATGAATGCCCAGTGGATTTATTATATTAATAAGCCATTATATTATTACTATCAGCGAACAGGCAGTACTACTTATTCCTATAGAGAGAATGCATTTGTTACTGTAAGTAACAGAATTGATCTGGAAGAATCTCTATACAAACAAAATGGAATATCCGATTCAAAAAAGTTTTTTATTATAGATCAGAGAACTGAACTGATAATAGGACTGCTGCGAGAAGAGGCTATTTTTAAAGGCTGGAAGTCATTTTGCAAGTTGTTTAGAGAATTTTACAAGATAGAACAAATTAGGAATGAATGTAGAGAAGTTCTTAATTATGAAAGAGGAATAAAACGAAGTATAAGACTTGCGTTATTTTTATACCATTGCAGATTATTATTATTTATTTATTATAAAACTGTCAGATACTAA